The stretch of DNA AGTTAATGGGTAGCATGATGGGTACTAATCTAGTGGAGCTCAGGCCTGTGAGCGGTACAATAGCAAACGCAAGCGTCTTCAGGGTACTGGCTGAGCCTGGGGACAAGGCTGTCATAGCCCCGGTGCAGGCCGGAGCCCACGTAAGCCACACAAAGTTCGGCACACTGGGTGCTCTAGGTATAGAGCAGGTCTCGATGCCCTACGATGAGGAGAACATGAATGTCGATGTTGACAAGGCTGTGAAGCTCATAGAGGAGGTCAAGCCGAGGTTCGCTGTCCTAGGTGGCAGCGTCTACATCTTCCCACACCCCACCAGGGAGATAGCAGAGGCTATACACAGCGTCGGAGGCAAGCTAATCTACGACGCAGCCCACGTGCTGGGGCTAATAATGGGTGGGGCCTGGCCCAACCCCCTGGAAAGGGGGGCTGACGCGGTTACAGGCTCTACACACAAAACCTTCCCAGGACCACAGGGCGGGGCAGTGTTCTTCAGGGACGAGCAACTCTACAAGAAGGTCTCGAAAACCATCTTCCCCTGGTGGGTAAGCAACCACCACCTACATAGGATACCCGCCACTGCTATAACCGCTGTGGAGATGAAGCTCTACGGGAGGGACTACGCATCCCAGGTTACAAGCAATGCCAGGAAACTGGCCGAAGCCCTAGCCGCTGAAGGGCTAAAGGTTATAGGCGAGCACCTAGGATACACCAGGAGCCACCAAGTCGTAGTGGATGTAAGGGATCTAGGGGGAGGGGCCAAGTGCGCCAGTTTACTAGAAGAGTCTAACATAATAGTGAACAAGAACCTACTCCCATGGGATCCCCCCGAGGCTGTCAAAGACCCGAGCGGAATCAGGATAGGGGTTCAAGAGGTCACAAGGCTAGGTATGAAGCATGGGGAGATGGAGGAGATAGCCAAACTTATACGCAAGGTTCTCATTGACAAAGAGGACCCGAAGAAGGTGGCAGAACAGGTGAAGGAATTCAGAAAACAGTTCATGAAAATACACTACAGCCTCGACGACAAGGATGTTAGGATAGACACTATAGCAGACATACTTAGCCTGGCCCAGTAGCCGATGTTGAAGCCTAAGAGGGGAGCCCAGGTAGAAACGGGGAAAAGACCCCTATTCGGAATACATTATCCTCGGGGGCTGCGCCGGCCCGTGGGACCAGCCCGTGGCTCGGGTGGGGATGACCAACGGGTACTAGGCCCCCCACACGCTTTTACAACTAGTCCTTCAGGCTTTGGGAGCAACCCACATGTTTTCTATTAAGTGATAATAGTAAACCACTGCAGGCTTCTCAGTCTGCTTTCCCTATCCTCTACCTCCATAGACGGGTTAGACGCGGTACATCTGAATATCTAAATAGAACCTAGGCGTGATGTTTTCTTTAGGTGGACCCCGTTTGGTTGACTTTGTTTTCCCCCGTAGGATAGTGTATAATGAGAGCCTCCCTAGGGCTCTTGAGACGCTTCTAGGGGATAAGGGTGTTAAACATGTCCTAGTGGTTACTGACGGTAAAGTCGCAGCTATGAGCTGGTTTAAAGAAGCGGTTGAGCATGTAGCCAGTCTCGGTGTAGAAGTGTGTATCTTTGACGGTGTTACCCCTGAGCCGGAGTTTGATGTGGGAGACGCTATAGCATCGGAGGCTAGGAGGTGCCGGGCTGAGGCTATAGTGGCTGTGGGTGGAGGCAGTGTAATAGACGCGGCTAAGGCTGGGTTTGTGAAGTTTGTCAGGCCTGATGCCGACCTGGAGGGCCTAGCGCCCTTCAACTACCTAGGCCTTGAAGACTCTGGCATAGTACTGGTAGCTGTTCCCACGACGAGCGGTACTGGCAGCGACGCCAGCTATGGTATAGTCCTCACAAAGCGGGTTAACGGTGGTAGAGAGAAGATTGCTGTGGGCAGCTACGAGGTAGTACCCTACGCCTCAATACTCGACCCCTCAATAACACTTGGCATGCCGGAAAGATTGACCGTAGGTACGGCTGTTGACGCGCTGGCTCACAGTGTGGAGGCTATAGCCTCCACAAACGCCAACCCGCTCTCCGACGCTTTAGCGGCTAAGGCGGCTGAGATAGTCTTCAGGAGGCTGCCAGAGGTTGTGAATGACCCAGGCAACTATGATGCTAGGGCTGAGATGCATATCGCAGCCACAATGGCTGGTATGGCGTTCACAAACTCCGGCCTCGGCCTAGCCCACGCGATAGCACACCCCCTCGGCGCGAGGCTTGGAACGCACCATGGAGCCACAGTGGGTATGGTTCTCCCCCATGTGGTCAGGTTCAACGAGTCAAGGAGTGACTATGCGAGGAGGAAGTATTGGGAGCTAAAGCTACTGCTCGAGTCCCTACTTGGCCTTGAAGAAAGGGGGAGCCTAGCCGACCATATAGAAGAATTATATGCCAGGGTGGGGCAGCCCACGAGGGTTAGAGAGCTTGCGGGTATTGAGAGGGAAAGATATCTTACCTTGGCCGACGAGGTTGCAGAAGCCGCCTTCAGAGACCCGGAACTGGCCTTCAACCCTGTTATGCCAACTATGGAAGATGTAAAAACGCTACTGTACAATATGTATTAATGCCTGCTTGTAAGCCCAGCTTCGGGTGGACGCGATGGTTCAGCCCAGGTTTCCAAGCAAAGAGTGGGCGGAGGAGTTCTGCAAAACACTAGACTCATCGGAAAAGTATAGGAGCGCCGCCAAAGGCTGGGTGCACCCCATACTATTCAAGATAAGCGATGGAGGTCAGGGGTTTATACTTGACCTCAAGGACGGTAGGTGCCTTGGCGTCCAGTGGTTTGACGATACCAGTAGAGCTGACGCGCCAGTTATAATTTCAGGGAGGCTTAGCGACTGGCTGGACGTGATAAACGGTAAGGTTAACCCGTTAACAGCCCTCCTAACGAGAAGGCTCAGAATAGAGAAGGGAGACCTCTCCCTAATACTCCGCTACTCAGCCGCCGCTGTAGCTATGGTGTCCGCAGCGCAGAGGGTGGGAGTGTCTGGCCAGCAATAGCTTAACCCTAGAGGACAAAGGGTCGCCGGCCTAAAGCCTCATCACATATTCAGTAGAGGCCGAGACTAGCCCGCTCATCCCGAATTGTAAAATAGATGATGTGTAAAACCCTATATAGAGCTGTCGAGGGCCTTATTGCCGCACAGCCTCGAGACAACGCCTCTGACAGCGGCTAAGCTTCCTCTGAGCGAGCTACCAATAGCGTCGTTCTCATCCATCCCAATCATCCTCATATTGACTAGCCTCTCCACCTCGCACGCCTCATTGGAAGCCGATATGAGCCTCCCTTCCTCGAGCTTCTCGGCTATGCTCTTCAGCCCCTCCCTTATATAGGCGAATGTGAAGATCCACTTATCAACCTGCTCCGAATACTGGCTGCCCAACCTGCGTTTGAGCCTCTCAAGCTTTATTATAACGTCCTCCACAACATCCATCAACGCCTCCACCTCAACAGAAGTAATCCCAGCCACCACTACAGCCAGCACCTCCTCCAGCCGCGTGCACCTACAAGGGGGCAGGTGCGGCTGGCTACCCTCAAGGAGATCGATTCCACCGTTTTGTGCTAATAACGTGGAAGGGAGGGTTAGGCCTAGGTATAGGCTAAAAATCCCGGGAAACTGAAGTTGTCGACCTCCTGCTTAGGAGCCGCGGCTACATTAGGAGGAAGACTTGGTTAACCAGGTCCTGGAAGTCCCTCGGCAGAACCTTTCTCCGGCGCGTATATGTGTCGTAAGCGTTCTCAAGGAACTTTATGAATATCGGACAGTTCTCATACCTGCCCTCACGATCACACTTTCCAAGGCCGCCCACGACGGTGGGATATAGTAGACACTGTCCTGTCTTCTTATCGAAGTACGGGCATAGCTTGTGATACCTCCTAGCACTCTTAATCATCTTCACGACCCACTGCTTCTTGGGGGACTCCTCCCCCTTCTCGACCCCCTCGAACTCCTCCTGGCCAGCGCCAGACCCGCTTGCCATGCTAGCCCCACCCCCTACACCCTACTCGTCTAATACACTATCCTCCAGTCGAAATATCAATTATTTCGTTACACCCTATTACAAAATAGAGTGTTAAACCAGTCCAAGCCCGGCTGGACCGAGGTTTATAGGGCTAGTAGTAGTATCGAAGATGCTATCATAACCGCCCACCAAGTAGGGGTTGCCCTGAATATCTTGCTTCCGTCAAGCGGGGGCACCGGCAACAGGTTGAAGAAGGCGAACCACGCATTCACATCCACAACAGCCCTCAGGTAGGCTACCAGCGTTGCTGGTGCAAACTGCAGCGCAACGGCGGCTGCAAGGGCTAGGGCAATATTCACTGCAGGTCCTGCCGCCACAGAGTATAGAAAGCCCTTTGGATGCGCCCAGCCCGTATGGATACTTCTCACATAGCCCGGCGCCAAAACTATTATGAACGGTACTAGCCCGGAGAGGAAAGTTAT from Aeropyrum pernix K1 encodes:
- a CDS encoding SCP2 sterol-binding domain-containing protein, producing the protein MVQPRFPSKEWAEEFCKTLDSSEKYRSAAKGWVHPILFKISDGGQGFILDLKDGRCLGVQWFDDTSRADAPVIISGRLSDWLDVINGKVNPLTALLTRRLRIEKGDLSLILRYSAAAVAMVSAAQRVGVSGQQ
- a CDS encoding site-2 protease family protein, with translation MGYGGGFRSFDRIVNVEVEEPVSWILGLAAVAFAWGSWEVLSPRFFVSPDFVAVFLGFVLHEAAHKLVAIRMGMKSEFIAYGPGLLITFLSGLVPFIIVLAPGYVRSIHTGWAHPKGFLYSVAAGPAVNIALALAAAVALQFAPATLVAYLRAVVDVNAWFAFFNLLPVPPLDGSKIFRATPTWWAVMIASSILLLAL
- the glyA gene encoding serine hydroxymethyltransferase, with amino-acid sequence MVLKIAELTTRHNVWRLRESINLIASENVMSLTALKAYLSDFMFRYAEGKPFKRYYQGTRYIDELEVLTGELMGSMMGTNLVELRPVSGTIANASVFRVLAEPGDKAVIAPVQAGAHVSHTKFGTLGALGIEQVSMPYDEENMNVDVDKAVKLIEEVKPRFAVLGGSVYIFPHPTREIAEAIHSVGGKLIYDAAHVLGLIMGGAWPNPLERGADAVTGSTHKTFPGPQGGAVFFRDEQLYKKVSKTIFPWWVSNHHLHRIPATAITAVEMKLYGRDYASQVTSNARKLAEALAAEGLKVIGEHLGYTRSHQVVVDVRDLGGGAKCASLLEESNIIVNKNLLPWDPPEAVKDPSGIRIGVQEVTRLGMKHGEMEEIAKLIRKVLIDKEDPKKVAEQVKEFRKQFMKIHYSLDDKDVRIDTIADILSLAQ
- a CDS encoding iron-containing alcohol dehydrogenase; the encoded protein is MVDFVFPRRIVYNESLPRALETLLGDKGVKHVLVVTDGKVAAMSWFKEAVEHVASLGVEVCIFDGVTPEPEFDVGDAIASEARRCRAEAIVAVGGGSVIDAAKAGFVKFVRPDADLEGLAPFNYLGLEDSGIVLVAVPTTSGTGSDASYGIVLTKRVNGGREKIAVGSYEVVPYASILDPSITLGMPERLTVGTAVDALAHSVEAIASTNANPLSDALAAKAAEIVFRRLPEVVNDPGNYDARAEMHIAATMAGMAFTNSGLGLAHAIAHPLGARLGTHHGATVGMVLPHVVRFNESRSDYARRKYWELKLLLESLLGLEERGSLADHIEELYARVGQPTRVRELAGIERERYLTLADEVAEAAFRDPELAFNPVMPTMEDVKTLLYNMY